From one Candidatus Sulfotelmatobacter sp. genomic stretch:
- a CDS encoding ABC transporter substrate-binding protein — protein sequence MIRSSISRRQFSAIAAGAAAGMAIPAFIPRLGEAADVLKIGQIEELTGTYAAEAQSEVRGAAIAVDWWNAKGGVMGRKVEVTVEDNQNNPGVSVEKARQLVNETKVAALMGTLNSAASLSTSGAAASMGVMFIVSGGHADQITGSDCHWTTFQTCHPTWALTHATGFSIAKLFGKKWYLITPDYAFGHALAAGYQDVIKRVGGEIVANDLTPLGTTDFSPYLTKVEAAKPSCLLVLVQGNDWVNCLKQASQYGLLNKIPVAGPYAEMEAVLAVPPNVRVGYWGTEWYYKGDEVLGKNNALANKFVAEYKQRHKMPPTPRGCFGYVAMDRLLWSINEAKSTDPVKCTKTLAGNDFESLWIGKSQYRPEDHALLWPMWFGKLNPNGTPGDPFDLFHIIDRQEPAGIYLSGADASKACHLNYPS from the coding sequence ATGATCCGTTCGTCCATCTCGCGCAGGCAATTCTCGGCGATCGCCGCCGGCGCCGCGGCCGGCATGGCCATACCCGCCTTCATTCCGCGGCTCGGCGAAGCCGCCGACGTTCTCAAGATCGGTCAAATCGAAGAGTTGACCGGAACCTACGCGGCCGAAGCGCAGAGCGAGGTCCGCGGCGCGGCCATCGCCGTCGACTGGTGGAACGCCAAAGGTGGCGTCATGGGCCGCAAAGTCGAAGTCACCGTCGAGGACAACCAGAACAATCCGGGCGTGAGCGTCGAGAAGGCGCGTCAACTGGTCAACGAGACGAAGGTCGCGGCGCTGATGGGAACCCTCAACAGCGCGGCGTCACTCTCGACCAGCGGCGCCGCCGCGTCGATGGGCGTGATGTTCATCGTCTCCGGCGGCCACGCGGATCAGATCACCGGCTCCGACTGCCACTGGACGACGTTCCAGACCTGTCATCCCACCTGGGCGCTCACGCACGCGACCGGCTTCTCGATCGCGAAGCTGTTCGGCAAGAAGTGGTATCTCATCACGCCCGACTACGCGTTCGGCCACGCGCTCGCGGCCGGATATCAGGACGTCATCAAACGCGTCGGCGGCGAGATCGTCGCCAACGACCTCACGCCGCTGGGAACGACCGACTTCAGCCCGTATCTGACCAAGGTCGAAGCCGCGAAGCCGTCGTGCCTGCTGGTGCTCGTGCAGGGCAACGATTGGGTCAACTGCCTCAAGCAAGCCTCGCAGTACGGCCTGCTCAACAAGATCCCGGTCGCCGGCCCGTACGCGGAGATGGAAGCCGTGCTGGCCGTGCCGCCCAACGTGCGCGTCGGCTACTGGGGCACGGAGTGGTACTACAAAGGCGACGAAGTGCTCGGAAAGAACAACGCGCTCGCGAACAAGTTCGTAGCGGAGTACAAGCAGCGGCACAAGATGCCCCCGACGCCGCGCGGCTGCTTCGGGTACGTCGCGATGGACCGGCTCCTGTGGTCGATCAACGAAGCCAAGTCCACCGATCCCGTCAAGTGCACGAAGACGCTGGCCGGCAACGACTTCGAGAGCCTGTGGATCGGCAAGTCACAGTATCGTCCCGAGGATCACGCGCTGCTGTGGCCGATGTGGTTCGGCAAGCTCAACCCCAACGGCACGCCGGGCGATCCGTTCGACCTCTTCCACATCATCGACCGCCAGGAGCCGGCCGGCATCTACCTGAGCGGCGCCGACGCCTCGAAGGCCTGCCACCTCAACTATCCCTCCTGA